One region of Microbacterium sufflavum genomic DNA includes:
- a CDS encoding SDR family oxidoreductase: MRIAVAGGTGVVGRHTVDAVREAGHDAVVLSRSTGVDLVSGRGLSEALRGADAVIDVASIETLKASAAIEFFTAATGNLLSAAADAGVRHAVLLSIVGIDRIPYDYYAGKVAQEKIVEASPVPWTIQRATQFHEFAAQMFARATLGPLHVAPRARTQPVAAREVGERLAALAVGDPRGRVADFAGPREEQLADMIRAFARHQGYRGWVPALSVPGPQMTGMREGKALPRPDADLGRQTFAEWLAETAHP; this comes from the coding sequence ATGAGAATCGCTGTCGCCGGTGGCACCGGCGTCGTGGGCAGGCACACCGTGGACGCGGTCCGGGAGGCGGGGCATGACGCGGTGGTGCTCAGCCGCTCGACCGGCGTCGATCTGGTGAGCGGGAGAGGGCTGTCCGAGGCGCTGCGCGGAGCGGACGCGGTGATCGACGTCGCGAGCATCGAGACGCTGAAGGCGAGCGCGGCGATCGAGTTCTTCACCGCGGCGACCGGCAACCTGCTGTCGGCCGCCGCCGACGCGGGCGTGCGACACGCGGTGCTCCTCTCGATCGTCGGCATCGACCGCATCCCCTACGACTACTACGCGGGCAAAGTCGCGCAGGAGAAGATCGTGGAGGCGTCACCCGTGCCGTGGACGATCCAGCGCGCCACCCAGTTCCACGAGTTCGCCGCGCAGATGTTCGCCCGCGCGACGCTCGGCCCGCTCCACGTGGCACCCCGGGCCCGCACGCAGCCGGTGGCCGCCCGCGAGGTCGGCGAGCGTCTCGCAGCTCTCGCCGTCGGGGACCCGCGGGGTCGCGTGGCGGACTTCGCCGGGCCGCGAGAGGAACAGCTGGCCGACATGATCCGGGCATTCGCGCGACACCAGGGCTACCGCGGCTGGGTTCCGGCGCTGAGCGTGCCCGGCCCGCAGATGACGGGGATGCGGGAGGGCAAGGCGCTTCCGCGACCCGACGCCGACCTCGGCCGGCAGACGTTCGCGGAGTGGCTCGCGGAGACCGCGCACCCCTGA
- the sigJ gene encoding RNA polymerase sigma factor SigJ, whose protein sequence is MDDLEAPESERRPLLALAYRLLGPVADAEDAVQETYARWYRMSPAERAAIVNPAAWLTRVAGRVCLDVLGSARARRETYVGPWLPEPVPHGSAFAGPPHPDPLDRVTLDESVGLALLVVLESLTPAERVAFVLHDVFGVPFAEIAETVGRTPAAVRQLASQGRRRVRAGRSGVADRAQHDAVVRAFLGAAATGEFDRLVRLLDPDVVLRSDAGGKKSAALRPVVGADHVARFVLGIARRNPEAEVALVPAPDGLALLATLDGDADAVFSFVVRGDRIAEVFAVRNPDKLTQWPGSSRSLA, encoded by the coding sequence ATGGACGACCTCGAAGCCCCTGAATCCGAGCGGCGACCCCTGCTGGCCCTCGCGTACCGCCTGCTCGGCCCGGTCGCCGACGCGGAGGACGCCGTGCAGGAGACCTACGCGCGCTGGTATCGGATGTCGCCCGCGGAGCGAGCGGCGATCGTCAACCCGGCCGCGTGGCTGACGAGGGTCGCCGGGCGCGTCTGTCTCGACGTGCTCGGATCGGCGCGTGCCCGCCGCGAGACCTACGTCGGCCCGTGGCTGCCCGAGCCGGTGCCGCACGGTTCCGCGTTCGCCGGGCCGCCGCACCCCGACCCGCTCGACCGCGTCACCCTGGACGAATCCGTCGGCCTGGCGCTGCTCGTGGTGCTGGAGTCGCTCACGCCCGCCGAGCGTGTGGCCTTCGTGCTGCACGACGTCTTCGGCGTGCCGTTCGCCGAGATCGCCGAGACGGTCGGACGCACCCCCGCCGCGGTCCGGCAGCTCGCCTCGCAGGGGCGCCGACGCGTGCGGGCAGGGCGATCCGGAGTCGCCGACCGGGCTCAGCACGACGCGGTGGTGCGGGCGTTCCTCGGCGCGGCGGCCACGGGTGAGTTCGACCGGCTCGTGAGGCTGCTCGACCCCGACGTGGTGCTCCGCTCCGACGCCGGAGGCAAGAAGTCCGCGGCGCTGCGACCCGTGGTGGGGGCCGACCACGTGGCCCGGTTCGTGCTCGGCATCGCGCGCCGAAACCCCGAGGCCGAGGTCGCGCTCGTGCCTGCGCCGGACGGGCTCGCACTGCTCGCGACGCTCGATGGGGATGCGGACGCGGTGTTCTCGTTCGTCGTGCGCGGCGACCGGATCGCCGAGGTCTTCGCGGTGCGCAACCCCGACAAGCTCACGCAGTGGCCGGGATCCTCGCGGTCGCTAGCATGA
- a CDS encoding M20/M25/M40 family metallo-hydrolase gives MTTPTVRPGIAERLARMIRLPTVSAELDERGLAPFEEFAALLAELYPRTHAALTLERHTDLGLLFHWAGTGAVTGGPVVLMAHYDVVPVDESDAWTHPPFAGVIADGSVHGRGALDDKGPLIVVLEAVENLLADGFRPPRDVYLSFGGNEETYGRAAEEIARVLRDRGIVPWLVIDEGGAVVDAPLPFVPGRAAMIGVGEKGVMTLRLSARGDGGHASAPPALTAVRRVARAVDRLSPDTFRPRASTAVLRMLGVLGAQTPGPARHLLRLLAATPPLTARLFATLGGEPAALVRTTVAPTMQSGGTAANVLPSQASATVNLRIALGETTQQTVYRVRRRVRDPLVSVEVVEASEPSPESSTENAQFALLAAALEVSHPGVPAVPYVMMAATDSRHFHRFAPAVYRFAPLDMSNAQRASIHGVDESVEIAALERGERFHRALLERLG, from the coding sequence GTGACGACCCCCACCGTGCGTCCCGGTATCGCCGAGCGCCTCGCCCGCATGATCCGCCTCCCCACCGTCTCCGCGGAGCTGGACGAACGCGGCCTCGCGCCGTTCGAGGAGTTCGCGGCGCTGCTCGCCGAGCTGTACCCGCGCACGCACGCGGCGCTGACGCTCGAGCGGCACACCGACCTGGGGCTGCTGTTCCACTGGGCGGGCACGGGAGCGGTGACGGGCGGACCCGTCGTGCTGATGGCGCACTACGACGTGGTCCCGGTCGACGAGAGCGACGCCTGGACCCATCCGCCGTTCGCGGGGGTGATCGCCGACGGCTCGGTGCACGGGCGCGGGGCGCTCGACGACAAGGGGCCGCTGATCGTGGTGCTCGAGGCCGTCGAGAACCTGCTGGCCGACGGCTTCCGTCCACCGCGCGACGTGTACCTGTCGTTCGGCGGGAACGAGGAGACCTACGGGCGGGCGGCCGAGGAGATCGCGCGGGTGCTGCGCGACCGCGGCATCGTGCCGTGGCTCGTGATCGACGAGGGCGGGGCGGTCGTCGACGCACCGCTGCCCTTCGTCCCCGGGCGTGCCGCGATGATCGGTGTCGGCGAGAAGGGCGTGATGACGCTGCGGCTCTCGGCGCGCGGCGACGGAGGGCACGCCTCGGCCCCACCCGCACTCACGGCCGTGCGCCGCGTGGCCCGCGCGGTCGACCGCCTCAGCCCCGACACCTTCCGGCCGCGCGCCTCGACCGCGGTGCTGCGCATGCTCGGCGTGCTCGGCGCGCAGACGCCGGGACCCGCGCGGCACCTCCTGCGACTGCTCGCCGCGACGCCACCGCTCACCGCGCGGCTCTTCGCGACGCTCGGCGGGGAGCCCGCGGCGCTGGTGCGCACGACGGTCGCGCCCACCATGCAGTCGGGCGGCACCGCCGCGAACGTGCTGCCCTCGCAGGCGTCGGCCACGGTGAACCTGCGCATCGCGCTCGGCGAGACCACGCAGCAGACCGTGTACCGCGTGCGTCGACGGGTGCGCGATCCGCTCGTCTCCGTGGAGGTGGTGGAGGCCAGTGAGCCGTCGCCGGAGTCGTCGACCGAGAACGCGCAGTTCGCCCTGCTCGCCGCGGCGCTCGAGGTCTCGCACCCCGGCGTCCCCGCCGTGCCGTACGTGATGATGGCGGCGACCGACTCCCGGCACTTCCACCGGTTCGCCCCTGCCGTGTACCGCTTCGCGCCGCTGGACATGTCGAATGCGCAGCGCGCATCGATCCACGGCGTCGACGAGAGCGTGGAGATCGCGGCGCTGGAGCGGGGGGAGCGGTTCCATCGCGCCCTCCTCGAACGACTAGGGTGA
- a CDS encoding MFS transporter translates to MTRTRTLGTLAVVVGFLAFVEFTSGVLQGYYTPMLSDIARHLGIHDADVNWLEGSQLMLSALVVPAFAKLGDMLGHKRMLLISTAVTAAAALVLPFTDSFAVFLLAWSLMGFYVVWLPLEIALIWSRSRRMEGRSSITAKAAGLLVAALEGGAIIGALVGGALIDALPLTVVLLVPAVLIVVCFFVILFGVRESPEPTGGVFDTVGLVLISLALLCFTGGLSLLRLEGGLGNPWSWAVVALGLLLVVPFVRWELRCDDPLIDVRMFRSPALGPVFLTAGLFGVSVLGAQAPLSTFARTDPEVYGYGLGTTGFATSLIIGVYLVAMIAGALLFPVVARWASPRITLLGASVLVGIGFLLFLPFHDAYGQVIANMVVVGLGSGALVAALPAAAASAAPATQTGVATGLTNSVKTVGGAIASCVFGIALLHGVASGAGAVADGTAGSLAGYVTVWVVCGATALAAAVLLLFVPKQAFTDRAVEAEAAPVA, encoded by the coding sequence ATGACGCGCACCCGCACCCTGGGCACCCTCGCCGTGGTCGTCGGCTTCCTCGCGTTCGTCGAGTTCACCAGCGGCGTGCTCCAGGGGTACTACACGCCGATGCTCAGTGACATCGCCCGCCACCTGGGCATCCACGACGCCGACGTGAACTGGCTGGAGGGGTCGCAGCTGATGCTGTCGGCACTCGTGGTGCCGGCGTTCGCGAAGCTCGGCGACATGCTCGGCCACAAGCGCATGCTGCTGATCTCGACCGCCGTGACCGCGGCCGCCGCGCTCGTGCTGCCGTTCACCGACTCGTTCGCGGTGTTCCTGCTCGCCTGGTCGCTCATGGGCTTCTACGTCGTGTGGCTGCCGCTGGAGATCGCCCTGATCTGGTCGCGGTCACGGCGCATGGAGGGACGCTCGTCGATCACGGCGAAGGCGGCGGGCCTCCTGGTCGCCGCCCTGGAGGGTGGGGCGATCATCGGCGCCCTCGTCGGCGGTGCGCTGATCGACGCGCTCCCGCTGACGGTCGTGCTGCTCGTGCCCGCCGTGCTGATCGTGGTGTGCTTCTTCGTGATCCTGTTCGGCGTGCGGGAGTCGCCCGAGCCGACCGGCGGCGTGTTCGACACGGTCGGCCTGGTGCTGATCTCCCTCGCGCTGCTGTGCTTCACGGGCGGGCTCAGCCTGCTGCGCCTCGAGGGCGGCCTCGGCAACCCGTGGTCGTGGGCGGTCGTGGCGCTGGGGCTTCTGCTGGTCGTGCCGTTCGTGCGGTGGGAGCTGCGCTGCGACGACCCGCTGATCGACGTGCGCATGTTCCGGTCGCCGGCGCTCGGCCCCGTGTTCCTCACGGCGGGACTGTTCGGGGTGAGCGTGCTGGGCGCGCAGGCGCCGCTGTCGACCTTCGCGCGCACCGACCCCGAGGTGTACGGCTACGGGCTGGGGACGACCGGCTTCGCGACGTCGCTGATCATCGGGGTGTACCTGGTCGCGATGATCGCGGGCGCGCTGCTGTTCCCGGTCGTGGCGCGCTGGGCGTCGCCGCGGATCACGCTCCTCGGGGCATCGGTGCTGGTGGGCATCGGGTTCCTGCTGTTCCTGCCGTTCCACGACGCCTATGGGCAGGTGATCGCGAACATGGTCGTGGTGGGGCTCGGCTCCGGAGCGCTGGTGGCGGCGCTGCCGGCCGCGGCGGCGTCGGCGGCTCCGGCGACGCAGACGGGCGTCGCGACCGGGCTCACCAACTCCGTGAAGACCGTGGGCGGCGCGATCGCCTCGTGCGTCTTCGGCATCGCACTCCTGCACGGCGTCGCGAGTGGTGCGGGTGCGGTCGCCGACGGGACGGCGGGGTCGCTCGCGGGCTATGTCACGGTGTGGGTCGTCTGCGGGGCGACCGCGCTCGCCGCTGCGGTGCTCCTGCTGTTCGTGCCGAAGCAGGCGTTCACGGATCGCGCGGTCGAGGCCGAGGCGGCACCGGTCGCCTGA
- a CDS encoding VOC family protein has protein sequence MALLDHLGITVGDLERGRAQFHPVLTALGYESGGEDDHSISWHNGDETEIILYTWDEDSEPHRHGRIGWQHLAFAMPSRAEVDRFHALALDAGWSAVREPKEYPRYSERYYASFVEDADGIRVEFMYNPPKDA, from the coding sequence ATGGCACTCCTCGATCACCTGGGCATCACCGTCGGCGACCTCGAGCGGGGGCGGGCGCAGTTCCATCCCGTCCTGACCGCGCTCGGCTACGAGTCCGGCGGGGAGGACGACCACTCCATCTCGTGGCACAACGGCGACGAGACCGAGATCATCCTCTACACGTGGGACGAGGACTCGGAGCCGCACCGGCACGGACGCATCGGGTGGCAGCACCTCGCCTTCGCGATGCCGTCGCGCGCGGAGGTCGACCGCTTCCACGCGCTCGCGCTCGACGCCGGGTGGAGCGCGGTGCGGGAGCCCAAGGAGTATCCCCGCTACTCGGAGCGCTACTACGCCTCCTTCGTGGAGGACGCCGACGGCATCCGCGTCGAGTTCATGTACAACCCGCCGAAGGACGCCTGA
- a CDS encoding siderophore-interacting protein, with product MSDTKSGFTIERRGLELRFRTVTLTAREWLAPDFVRVRLTGPDLAGFDSPGADDHMRLFFPDGPVESVEELRAAPSREYTPLAWGEDWLDVEFAVHGDQGVAAPWAATAPLGAEIGVGGPRGAAVVTGTPGSWLLVGDETAIPAIRRFAALIPDDAPARIVIETVAESGELDLAAPVPVQWLHRGDDPAGSALIAFLESLSGDDLVGTDPFVFIAAEQSIVKPGRALLDRWGVDTAKAVVKGYWKRGEAEYHAPH from the coding sequence ATGAGCGATACGAAATCCGGCTTCACGATCGAGCGTCGCGGCCTCGAGCTGCGCTTCCGCACCGTCACCCTGACCGCGCGCGAGTGGCTCGCCCCGGACTTCGTGCGCGTGCGCCTCACCGGGCCGGACCTCGCCGGATTCGACTCCCCCGGCGCCGATGACCACATGCGCCTGTTCTTCCCGGACGGCCCCGTGGAGTCGGTGGAGGAACTGCGCGCCGCGCCCAGCCGCGAGTACACGCCGCTCGCGTGGGGCGAGGACTGGCTCGACGTCGAGTTCGCGGTGCACGGCGACCAGGGCGTCGCCGCACCGTGGGCCGCCACCGCGCCCCTCGGCGCCGAGATCGGCGTGGGCGGTCCGCGCGGCGCCGCCGTCGTCACCGGCACCCCCGGCTCCTGGCTGCTCGTCGGCGACGAGACCGCGATCCCCGCGATCCGCCGTTTCGCCGCGCTGATCCCCGACGACGCCCCGGCCCGCATCGTGATCGAGACCGTGGCCGAGAGCGGCGAGCTCGACCTCGCCGCCCCGGTACCGGTGCAGTGGCTGCACCGCGGGGACGACCCGGCCGGCTCGGCGCTGATCGCGTTCCTGGAGTCGCTGTCGGGAGACGACCTCGTCGGCACCGATCCGTTCGTGTTCATCGCGGCGGAGCAGTCGATCGTCAAGCCGGGTCGCGCGCTGCTCGACCGGTGGGGCGTCGACACCGCGAAGGCCGTCGTGAAGGGGTACTGGAAGCGGGGCGAAGCCGAGTATCACGCTCCCCACTGA
- a CDS encoding siderophore ABC transporter substrate-binding protein has protein sequence MSVPRTLTATSVALVGLLALSGCATGAEAEPEETAAASGTVTVEDNTGEHEIATPPASVVALDNRTFQTLSDWGIELSAGAVSLMPETVSYAKDDGIVDIGLHTEPDLEAIVAADPDLIISGQRFTQHNAAIAELVPDATIIDLEPRDGEAFDAELKRQTTVLGEIFGKQDEAQKLVDEFDAAVERAKAAYDDADTVMAVNTSGGQIGYLAPTVGRSLGPIYDLLGLTPALEVDDASDDHQGDEISVEAIAASNPDWILVLDRDAVFAAETPDYVQAAEILESSEALAGVTAVKDEQIVYMPTDTYLNESIQTYTAFLNDLADALEKSADK, from the coding sequence ATGTCCGTGCCCAGAACCCTCACCGCCACCAGCGTCGCCCTGGTCGGCCTGCTCGCGCTCTCCGGCTGCGCCACGGGCGCCGAAGCCGAACCCGAGGAGACCGCCGCCGCCTCCGGCACCGTGACCGTCGAGGACAACACGGGCGAACACGAGATCGCCACCCCGCCCGCCTCGGTCGTCGCCCTCGACAACCGCACCTTCCAGACCCTGTCCGACTGGGGCATCGAGCTCTCCGCCGGCGCCGTCTCCCTCATGCCCGAGACCGTGTCGTACGCGAAGGACGACGGCATCGTCGACATCGGCCTGCACACCGAGCCCGACCTGGAGGCGATCGTCGCGGCCGACCCCGATCTCATCATCAGCGGTCAGCGCTTCACGCAGCACAACGCCGCGATCGCCGAGCTCGTGCCCGATGCCACGATCATCGACCTCGAACCGCGCGACGGCGAGGCGTTCGACGCCGAACTCAAGCGACAGACCACCGTCCTCGGCGAGATCTTCGGCAAGCAGGACGAGGCGCAGAAGCTGGTCGACGAGTTCGACGCCGCGGTCGAGCGGGCCAAGGCCGCCTACGACGACGCCGACACCGTCATGGCCGTCAACACCTCGGGCGGCCAGATCGGCTACCTCGCTCCGACCGTCGGCCGCTCGCTCGGCCCGATCTACGACCTCCTCGGCCTCACGCCGGCCCTCGAGGTCGACGACGCGAGCGATGACCACCAGGGCGACGAGATCTCGGTCGAGGCGATCGCGGCCTCGAACCCCGACTGGATCCTCGTGCTCGACCGCGACGCGGTGTTCGCGGCGGAGACGCCCGACTACGTGCAGGCCGCCGAGATCCTGGAGAGCTCCGAGGCCCTCGCCGGCGTCACCGCGGTGAAGGACGAGCAGATCGTCTACATGCCCACCGACACGTACCTGAACGAGAGCATCCAGACGTACACCGCGTTCCTGAACGACCTCGCCGACGCGCTCGAGAAGAGCGCCGACAAGTAA
- a CDS encoding iron chelate uptake ABC transporter family permease subunit — MTSPLLAPTSRSSARLFDPKLLLGVLVVAVLLALSLVTGVYDIAGADDGAQMFQITRVPRTIALVLAGAAMAMAGLVMQLLTQNRFVEPTTTGTTEWAGLGLLAVMLLVPQPSLPLRMAGAVLAAFVGTMVFFAFLRRVALKSSLIVPIVGIMLGAVVGAITTYLALVTNSLQIIGVWFAGSFTSVMRGQYEMLWIVALIGVIVFLVADRLTIAGLGEEIATNVGVNYNRMILLGTVLIAVTTGVVTVVVGNLPFLGLIVPNIVSMVRGDDLRSNLPWVCLLGIAIVTVCDIIGRTIIMPFEVPVSLILGVVGAVVFVLLLLRQRRRG, encoded by the coding sequence ATGACCTCTCCTCTCCTCGCCCCGACGTCGCGATCGTCCGCGCGGCTGTTCGACCCGAAGCTGCTCCTCGGGGTGCTCGTCGTCGCGGTTCTCCTGGCGCTCTCGCTCGTCACCGGCGTCTACGACATCGCCGGTGCCGACGACGGCGCGCAGATGTTCCAGATCACCCGCGTGCCCCGCACGATCGCCCTCGTGCTGGCCGGGGCCGCGATGGCGATGGCGGGCCTGGTGATGCAGCTGCTCACCCAGAACCGCTTCGTCGAGCCGACCACGACCGGCACCACCGAGTGGGCGGGCCTCGGCCTGCTCGCCGTGATGCTGCTGGTGCCGCAGCCGTCCCTGCCGCTGCGCATGGCCGGGGCCGTGCTGGCCGCCTTCGTCGGCACGATGGTCTTCTTCGCCTTCCTGCGGCGGGTGGCGCTCAAGTCCTCGCTCATCGTCCCCATCGTCGGCATCATGCTGGGGGCGGTCGTCGGCGCGATCACCACCTACCTCGCGCTCGTCACGAACTCGCTGCAGATCATCGGCGTGTGGTTCGCCGGCAGCTTCACGTCGGTCATGCGCGGCCAGTACGAGATGCTGTGGATCGTCGCGCTCATCGGGGTGATCGTGTTCCTCGTCGCCGATCGGCTGACCATCGCCGGACTGGGGGAGGAGATCGCGACGAACGTCGGGGTGAACTACAACCGGATGATCCTGCTCGGCACCGTGCTGATCGCGGTCACCACCGGCGTCGTGACGGTCGTCGTCGGCAACCTGCCCTTCCTCGGGCTGATCGTGCCCAACATCGTGTCGATGGTGCGCGGCGACGACCTGCGCAGCAACCTGCCCTGGGTCTGCCTGCTGGGCATCGCGATCGTCACCGTGTGCGACATCATCGGCCGCACGATCATCATGCCCTTCGAGGTGCCCGTGTCGCTGATCCTCGGGGTCGTCGGGGCGGTCGTGTTCGTGCTCCTCCTGCTGAGGCAGCGTCGTCGTGGCTGA
- a CDS encoding iron chelate uptake ABC transporter family permease subunit: protein MAERTATESRPDATTRSAGSFTTPRARRRYVVVLVVLAVIAAGSAFGLLAWDNPMPVGTPGFWRVAQHRATTVVVMAVVAVAQAVATVSFQTVTNNRIITPSIMGFESLYRVVQTTTVYLFGVAGLVAVQGAGQFALQVVIMVGLAVVLYGWLLSGRYGNLQIMLLVGIVIGGGLGAIATFMQRLLTPSEFDVLAARLFGNVSNADPAYLPLAIPLVAGASLLLWSRSRRLNVLALGPDAARSLGIDHRREQFLVLTLVAVLMATSTALVGPMTFLGFLVATLAYQFADSHDHRLIFPVAVLTAFSILAGAYFVMKNVFYAQGMVSILIEIVGGTVFLLVILRKGRL from the coding sequence GTGGCTGAGCGGACGGCGACGGAGTCCCGGCCGGACGCGACGACCCGGTCTGCCGGTTCCTTCACGACGCCGCGCGCGCGTCGCCGCTACGTCGTGGTGCTGGTCGTGCTCGCCGTGATCGCCGCCGGATCCGCGTTCGGGCTCCTGGCGTGGGACAACCCGATGCCCGTCGGCACGCCGGGGTTCTGGCGCGTCGCCCAGCACCGCGCGACCACCGTGGTCGTGATGGCCGTCGTCGCCGTGGCCCAGGCCGTGGCGACCGTGAGCTTCCAGACCGTCACGAACAACCGCATCATCACGCCGTCGATCATGGGCTTCGAGTCGCTCTACCGCGTGGTGCAGACCACCACCGTGTACCTGTTCGGCGTCGCGGGGCTGGTCGCCGTCCAGGGGGCGGGACAGTTCGCCCTCCAGGTCGTGATCATGGTGGGCCTCGCCGTGGTCCTCTACGGGTGGTTGCTCTCGGGGCGCTACGGCAATCTCCAGATCATGCTGCTCGTGGGCATCGTGATCGGCGGAGGGCTGGGCGCGATCGCCACGTTCATGCAGCGGTTGCTGACGCCGAGCGAGTTCGACGTGCTCGCGGCCCGCCTGTTCGGCAACGTGTCGAACGCCGACCCGGCGTACCTCCCCCTCGCGATCCCGCTGGTCGCCGGAGCCTCGCTGCTGCTGTGGTCGCGGTCGCGTCGGCTCAACGTGCTCGCGCTCGGTCCCGACGCGGCCCGTTCCCTCGGGATCGATCACCGACGCGAGCAGTTCCTCGTGCTGACGCTGGTCGCGGTGCTCATGGCGACCTCGACCGCCCTGGTCGGTCCGATGACGTTCCTCGGGTTCCTCGTCGCGACGCTCGCCTACCAGTTCGCCGACTCGCACGACCATCGGCTGATCTTCCCGGTCGCGGTGCTCACCGCGTTCTCGATCCTCGCCGGGGCGTACTTCGTGATGAAGAACGTGTTCTACGCGCAGGGCATGGTGTCGATCCTGATCGAGATCGTCGGCGGCACCGTGTTCCTCCTCGTCATCCTCCGAAAGGGCAGACTGTGA
- a CDS encoding iron ABC transporter ATP-binding protein produces MIALDGVRRDYSSEVAIGPVDLRIPAGGITALIGPNGAGKSTLLTMIGRLNGMDAGAIEIAGLDVASTKSKDLAKVVSILRQENHFVTRLTVRQLVGFGRFPHSQGRLNRHDEEVISQAIDFLDLGALEGRYLDELSGGQRQRAYVAMVLAQDTEVVLLDEPLNNLDMRHAVQMMKHLRRAAEELGRTIVIVLHDINFAGHYADHICAMKDGRVVEFGPPAQIMTDDVLTRVFDTEVRVVEGPSGLLAVYY; encoded by the coding sequence GTGATCGCACTCGACGGCGTGCGCCGTGACTACAGCAGCGAGGTCGCGATCGGACCCGTCGACCTCCGCATCCCCGCGGGCGGCATCACCGCCCTCATCGGACCCAACGGCGCGGGCAAGTCCACGCTGCTGACGATGATCGGCCGGCTCAACGGCATGGACGCCGGCGCCATCGAGATCGCCGGACTGGATGTGGCGTCCACGAAGTCGAAGGACCTGGCGAAGGTGGTGTCGATCCTGCGGCAGGAGAACCACTTCGTCACGCGCCTCACCGTCCGCCAGCTCGTCGGGTTCGGGCGCTTCCCGCACTCCCAGGGGCGCCTGAACCGGCACGACGAGGAGGTCATCAGCCAGGCGATCGACTTCCTCGACCTCGGCGCGCTGGAGGGGCGCTACCTCGACGAGCTCTCCGGAGGGCAGCGACAGCGGGCATACGTGGCGATGGTGCTCGCGCAGGACACGGAGGTCGTGCTGCTCGATGAACCCCTCAACAACCTCGACATGCGGCACGCGGTGCAGATGATGAAGCACCTGCGGCGGGCGGCCGAGGAGCTGGGGCGCACGATCGTCATCGTGCTGCACGACATCAACTTCGCCGGTCACTACGCCGACCACATCTGCGCCATGAAGGACGGGCGGGTGGTGGAGTTCGGCCCGCCCGCGCAGATCATGACCGACGACGTGCTGACCCGCGTGTTCGACACCGAGGTGCGGGTGGTCGAGGGACCCTCCGGTCTCCTCGCGGTGTACTACTAG
- a CDS encoding DNA-3-methyladenine glycosylase family protein: protein MTLTAPSAPPAAVPADLRRETTYRPPHPLDLRRTVGMLRRGGTDPTTVFDGHVIWRAVRTPQGPSTLALRMAGNAVTATAWGPGADHALSLVPALCGATDDPTGFDPSHHPLVAEAARRNPGIRLARTDEVFDALACAILEQKVTSMQAFGAWRYLVSRYGDRAPGPTPRPMAVAPTAEQWRRIPSWAWHRAGVEPPQSKTIVRAAERGDRIARAVQAAETGADRDRVLTSLPGVGVWTAAETRIRALGDPDAVSVGDYHLAHEVGHALAGHRTDDAGMIELLEPWSGHRQRVIRLIFASGLVEPRRGPRLAPEDHRRR, encoded by the coding sequence ATGACCCTCACCGCCCCGTCAGCGCCCCCTGCGGCCGTGCCGGCGGACCTGCGGCGGGAGACCACCTACCGTCCGCCGCATCCGCTCGACCTCCGCCGCACGGTGGGGATGCTGCGCCGCGGTGGCACCGACCCGACCACCGTGTTCGACGGTCACGTCATCTGGCGCGCGGTGCGCACTCCGCAGGGCCCGTCCACGCTCGCGCTGCGCATGGCGGGGAACGCCGTGACGGCGACCGCATGGGGTCCGGGCGCCGACCACGCCCTGTCCCTCGTCCCCGCGCTCTGCGGCGCGACCGACGACCCCACCGGGTTCGACCCGTCGCACCACCCCCTCGTCGCCGAAGCCGCCCGGCGCAACCCCGGCATCCGGCTCGCCCGCACCGACGAGGTGTTCGACGCGCTCGCCTGCGCGATCCTGGAGCAGAAGGTCACCTCGATGCAGGCGTTCGGCGCGTGGCGCTACCTGGTCTCGCGCTACGGCGACCGCGCACCCGGCCCCACCCCGCGCCCGATGGCCGTCGCGCCGACCGCCGAGCAGTGGCGGCGCATCCCGTCGTGGGCGTGGCACCGCGCGGGCGTCGAACCCCCGCAGTCCAAGACGATCGTGCGCGCCGCCGAACGCGGCGACCGCATCGCGCGGGCCGTGCAGGCGGCGGAGACAGGAGCGGACCGCGACCGCGTGCTCACGAGCCTGCCCGGCGTGGGCGTGTGGACCGCGGCCGAGACGAGGATCCGCGCGCTGGGCGACCCGGATGCGGTCAGCGTGGGCGACTACCATCTCGCGCACGAGGTCGGCCACGCCCTCGCGGGTCATCGCACGGACGACGCGGGGATGATCGAGCTGCTGGAGCCGTGGTCCGGCCACCGCCAGCGCGTCATCCGGCTCATCTTCGCGAGCGGCCTGGTCGAACCGCGACGCGGACCCCGGCTCGCCCCCGAGGACCACCGTCGCCGCTGA